One Candidatus Zixiibacteriota bacterium genomic window, AACCGCAGACTGGAAGGTTCCGTCGCCATTGCCCAGCAGGATCGAAACATTGTCAGAGCTTCGGTTCGCAGACGCAAGATCATTGTCGCCATCGCCGTTAAAATCAATCGAGAAAACAGAGATAGGGCTATATCCGACGGCATAGTTAACCGCACCTTGGAATGTTCCGTCGCCATTGCCCAGCAGTATCGTAACATTGTGAGAGTCTGTGTTCGCAGTGACCAGATCATTGTTGCCATCGCTGTTGAAATCAATTGAGAAAACAGGGAAAGGGGCATCTCCGGTGGCGTAGTTAACAGGTGGGGCAAACATATCCTGTGAGAAAGCACTAATACTTGATAATGTCACCAGCAAGGCAACTAATATGCAATTTCTGAATAGCGTTAGAGACTTCATGTTTGTAATCTCCTTAGAAGTAGTATGTGAGTACTCCTTGAGAGTCAATATAGCACAAAAGAGGCTATGATCAAGGGGTTTCGGGTTGTGGGGGTTTGCAGGTGGTGCCATCCACAGGAAAGACTGGATGCCGGATCAAGTCCGGTATGACAGATGGTTAGGGCAGACGGGGGCGTCTGCCTCCCCACTGACTTTACAGGTGGCGGGGCTGTCGCCCACGGGAAAGACTGGATACCGGATCAAGTCCGGCATGACAAATGGTTAG contains:
- a CDS encoding VCBS repeat-containing protein, with the protein product MAPPANPHNPKPLDHSLFCAILTLKEYSHTTSKEITNMKSLTLFRNCILVALLVTLSSISAFSQDMFAPPVNYATGDAPFPVFSIDFNSDGNNDLVTANTDSHNVTILLGNGDGTFQGAVNYAVGYSPISVFSIDFNGDGDNDLASANRSSDNVSILLGNGDGTFQSAV